One region of Verrucomicrobiia bacterium genomic DNA includes:
- the nadD gene encoding nicotinate (nicotinamide) nucleotide adenylyltransferase yields the protein MQRIGLFGGSFNPVTYGHLGLARAAWETLALDRLYFIPAAQSPFKPHAPPAPGPLRLRWLRLALAGWSGCVVDDTELRRGGISYTVDTVAEFRRRHPEAELFWILGADQAHTLPQWHAAMTLAQWVQFAVCPRPGQPPPQLAPPFRGRLVEAPLLGVSASLVRQRAAAGLPLDGLTPPAVAEDLMREKVYS from the coding sequence ATGCAACGCATTGGACTCTTCGGCGGCTCGTTCAATCCGGTCACCTACGGCCATCTTGGCCTGGCCCGCGCGGCGTGGGAAACGCTGGCCCTGGACCGGCTGTATTTCATCCCCGCCGCCCAATCGCCCTTCAAACCTCATGCCCCCCCCGCGCCCGGCCCCTTGCGGCTGCGCTGGTTGCGGCTGGCCCTGGCGGGCTGGAGCGGCTGCGTGGTGGATGACACCGAGCTGCGCCGCGGCGGCATCTCCTACACGGTGGACACCGTGGCCGAGTTTCGCCGCCGCCATCCGGAGGCGGAGCTGTTCTGGATTCTGGGCGCAGACCAGGCCCACACCCTGCCGCAATGGCACGCCGCCATGACCCTGGCGCAATGGGTGCAATTTGCCGTCTGCCCCCGCCCGGGCCAGCCGCCGCCGCAGTTGGCGCCCCCCTTCCGCGGCCGGCTCGTGGAGGCCCCGCTGCTGGGCGTCTCCGCCTCGCTGGTCCGACAACGCGCGGCTGCCGGCCTGCCCCTGGACGGGCTGACCCCGCCGGCCGTGGCCGAAGATTTAATGCGCGAAAAAGTGTACTCATGA
- the rsfS gene encoding ribosome silencing factor has protein sequence MTPTPTQRSMDSKKLAVTIRELADAKKAENITVLDVRGLSTVTDFFVIATGTSEPHLRAIAEEITEKLEENAGLRPRAIDGEVPTHWMVLDYVDVIAHVMRAEVRAKYDLEGLWGDAPRLRPRRKAKVKSLPD, from the coding sequence ATGACACCCACCCCCACCCAACGCAGCATGGATTCCAAAAAACTGGCGGTCACCATCCGGGAACTGGCCGATGCCAAAAAGGCGGAAAACATCACCGTGCTGGACGTGCGCGGCTTGAGCACGGTCACGGACTTCTTTGTCATCGCCACCGGCACCAGCGAGCCGCACCTGCGGGCGATCGCCGAGGAGATCACCGAAAAGCTCGAGGAAAACGCCGGCCTGCGCCCCCGCGCCATTGATGGCGAGGTGCCCACCCACTGGATGGTGCTGGATTACGTGGACGTCATCGCCCACGTGATGCGGGCCGAAGTGCGCGCCAAATATGATCTGGAAGGGCTGTGGGGCGACGCCCCGCGCCTGCGGCCGCGGCGCAAAGCCAAAGTTAAATCCCTCCCCGATTGA